In Pelmatolapia mariae isolate MD_Pm_ZW linkage group LG8, Pm_UMD_F_2, whole genome shotgun sequence, one genomic interval encodes:
- the LOC134633620 gene encoding UDP-glucuronosyltransferase 2B31-like produces MGSFRDVSLLLLGVTLSLTVSPVQGGKILVFPVDGSHWVNMNLLIQSLHAKGHEVTVVRTATSWYVKEEAPHYSSITVTLPEAVCIEEQDFFVTFLVKILEIKKQGTSFMAVLKFYWEVLGSLSKIYQQASLLGVEIFENKTLMSKIRDSKFDLVLLDPGLPAGVIVAHKLKLPVVFNVKWMTSGDGHFVIAPSPTSYVPTSGNAVSDKMTFSERVKNTFHYFVNICIDKFIACPPYDKIVEKYLGPDVNFYQLLQGVDLWLMRVDFVFEFPRPTMPNMVYIGGFQCKPAEALPSELEEFVESSGEHGFILMSLGTLVNGLPIEITSEIAAAFAQLPQKVVWRHAGERPNNVGNNTLLVKWMPQNDLLGHPKIKAFVAHGGTNGIYESMYHGVPIIGIPLMFDQFENILRMEVRGAAKMVDVTKITQQNFLKVLQEVLNNPSYRNNMKRLSALHRDRPMHPLDAAVYWIEFVMRHRGAAHLRTESYKMPWYVYHSVDVICFLLAILFMLTAFVVAVIRFTCLRMCRRRKPKQE; encoded by the coding sequence ATGGGGAGCTTTCGAGATGTTTCTCTGCTTCTTCTGGGCGTGACATTGTCCTTAACTGTAAGTCCTGTCCAGGGTGGAAAGATTCTGGTGTTCCCCGTTGATGGCAGCCATTGGGTGAACATGAACCTGCTGATCCAGAGCCTCCACGCCAAAGGCCATGAAGTCACTGTGGTCCGCACAGCCACTAGCTGGTATGTCAAAGAAGAGGCACCACATTACAGCTCCATCACTGTCACCTTACCAGAGGCTGTCTGCATAGAGGAGCAGGACTTCTTTGTAACTTTCCTGGTTAAAATACTTGAAATCAAAAAACAGGGGACGTCTTTCATGGCTGTCTTGAAGTTCTACTGGGAAGTGCTAGGTTCATTATCAAAAATCTACCAACAAGCTAGTCTGTTAGGTGTAGAAATATTTGAGAACAAGACTCTAATGTCGAAGATACGTGACTCTAAGTTTGACCTGGTTCTTTTGGACCCTGGACTTCCTGCTGGAGTTATAGTGGCCCACAAACTAAAGCTTCCAGTTGTCTTTAATGTTAAATGGATGACCAGTGGGGATGGCCATTTTGTTATAGCTCCATCTCCAACGTCATATGTCCCAACTTCTGGAAATGCCGTATCTGACAAGATGACCTTTTCTGAAAGAGTCAAAAACACATTCCACTATTTTGTCAACATCTGCATTGACAAGTTCATAGCGTGCCCACCCTATGATAAAATAGTAGAAAAGTACTTAGGCCCAGATGTGAACTTCTATCAGCTTCTTCAAGGAGTAGACCTGTGGCTCATGAGAGTGGACTTTGTCTTCGAATTCCCCAGGCCTACCATGCCGAACATGGTCTACATTGGAGGATTTCAGTGTAAGCCTGCTGAGGCCTTACCTTCAGAGTTGGAGGAGTTTGTTGAAAGTTCAGGAGAACACGGCTTCATCCTGATGTCTCTGGGGACATTGGTGAATGGTCTGCCAATAGAAATAACTTCAGAAATCGCAGCTGCCTTTGCTCAGCTTCCTCAAAAGGTCGTATGGAGGCACGCTGGTGAACGCCCCAACAATGTGGGGAACAATACCCTTCTGGTGAAATGGATGCCCCAAAACGACCTGCTGGGTCACCCAAAGATAAAAGCCTTTGTGGCTCATGGTGGCACCAATGGGATCTATGAGTCCATGTACCATGGTGTGCCAATTATTGGCATTCCCCTGATGTTTGACCAGTTTGAAAACATTTTGCGAATGGAAGTTCGAGGAGCTGCTAAAATGGTGGATGTAACAAAAATCACCCAGCAGAATTTCCTCAAAGTCCTACAAGAAGTTCTCAACAATCCCTCCTACAGAAACAACATGAAGCGTCTGTCTGCTCTCCACCGAGACAGACCAATGCATCCTCTGGATGCTGCAGTTTACTGGATTGAGTTTGTTATGAGGCACAGAGGAGCTGCACATTTACGCACCGAGTCTTATAAGATGCCCTGGTATGTGTATCATTCTGTGGATGTTATATGCTTTTTGTTGGCCATCTTGTTTATGCTGACAGCCTTT